The stretch of DNA AATGAAGAGTGGACGTGACGAGCAAGTGGATGAAATCTGGGCGAAATAGGCTGTCCTTTGTGGTCAAATCAATTTTGCACATGTGCGTCCATCCCATACTGTAATGTAACAACGTACACGTATAAGTTCAACTGGAGTAAGAAATCAAGTAATTGTCAAAAATCAGCAGGTACTTCTATGCCACCTGGAACAGTCAGACAGGGCTGCTGCTACCGTCCCATATGCATGCGCAAAGGATAGATTTCAATTTCAATAATTCGATTTACATACGTTCTTGAGATGGATTTAATAATCTGGATGCTGCATTTTCTAATATTAAATGAGTGTTTCTGTATATTTCTATGCATATCTTCTCATGCTAAATCTAATGGTTTATGGAAGCAATAGCCTTGATCAATACGTGTCTTCTTTTGCCCTTTGCGGTACTCTAGGTTGGAGGTCATAGATAAATGCTTCAGCCATGAAACAGTTGATGAAGAGACTGTCGATGCCTTGGTGAGTTACAATTTAGCTGCTTGTACTTCATGCCTTTTTAGCATTGATTATTGATTCATTATTGATCTGACCAGGAGAGATCACAGAATATTATTGATCGAACATGCCATTTTAGGCTTACCTTTTTCATGTCACTAGTTATTCGAAATCTTACAGAAACGTCTTGGGAGTTCTCTACTTGATGATGGGCCATATCAATTTCAAGCAATCTGGGCTGCTGTGGTTTGGATCTAAGGGATGTTATTAAGTAGTTTATGCACATGGTCTCCAATATGGTCTTGTGCACCTGATAACTTCCTAGCTTATTACCAGTTTCCACTGTCTTGGCATCCGTTTTTCTCCATTGTACTTTACTGTACTAGATGCCGTAAAATATAGTTCCTTGAAATCAGGGGCGGAGCCAGAATGGCCTTTGCAGCCCAAGCTAAAATAAGTGGGCAAATGTTAGGTTGATAAAAATAGGTCGGATGCTAGTGTTTTGGAATCTAAATACTACATGATGTACCAAGGGAGCACCTGGGCTTGGCCCGTGCTGTAGCACGCCCAGCACGGGCCCTGGCTCCGCCCCTGCTTGAAATGGTTTTGGTTTTCATATCCTGAAGCTTGTTAAACTTGCATTTCAAACTTGTTAAAGGGTCCCCCTTCGTAATCAGGAAAGTGAAGCGGCTAAGCTGAATGAAGAATGGTGTACATTGGCGCTGAAACGATTGAAAGAGGCATCTCCATTAGCTTTGAAGGTCTCACTGCGATCGGTATGTAGAAAATCGGAAGACCTAGGTTTTCTGTCCTTGTTCTGTGGGCTGAGGTTCCTTTTTTGCCATCTTGTAGATACGTTGCTCGTGAATACCTCATGTCTATCGATGGAATCTCGAAGCAGTTTTCTCATGAATTTTGTGAGGTATGTTCTTAACGCTTCTATAGGTGACTCTTATAAGTTTGGGAACTACAGTGTACAGTTCTGCTATAGGTGACAtctttttagatatatttctgctATAGACGAATTAGTTACGTGGTTCAACTGTAGTTTCAGCATGTTTGTTAAGAAGATGCCGTTTCTAATCCTACGGGTTCCAGTTTGCGAAAATGAGGATGATTTCATAGCATGGCCTAGCTCCTGGTAAGGTTTTCAGTTAAGTCAGGCTGCGAGTTGTATATTACTGAAATGGAACCAGAGCAACAGGTCATGATCTGCGAGAATGCAAATTTTGATTGTAAGCGAATATGGGAATTTTAGGTCATGATCTGCGAGAAGCATTTCATTTGTAGATTATGGGAACAGGGTAAATGCAAAATATTTCTTTGGTTGGCCATCCGTAACAGGTGCTGGACAGCTGACCGTTTGGCAAATAAAAAGAGGACTACCCCACCCGGATCAGTGTCCTCTGTTCGACCAGGAAGAGATAGTATATCCTTACCACATGTGTATTCTCGATGCAATTTTGGCACAGCATAATAAGTCCAGTCTTAGTGGAGGCTTCATAAGAGTTTTATGGGCGCTAAATTTTATACCATATCAACAAATTTGCTGATATGACAAGGGTTATTATAAGGAAAGAGAAACGTGATTTTTATGAGATGAGAGAGGAGTTTCATCCTCAGGATACTCATCCAGCTCGGTTACTTATCCAGCTCGGTTACCTAGTTCCTACTTTTGGTAATTGTACAATGAAACTGTGCATTGAGACTGGCCTAAGATCCCTGAACTTGGCTAGCATATATAGTGCCTAGCTGCATTGAGCCATCCTTTGCAAGCTGGTGGCTCACAACCTTGAAAAAAGGGTTCAGAAACAGCAGAAGGGATTCAATTCCCTGATCATCCTAGGAGCGTGCATCCTATGAAAGTACAGCAATGCTTGTGTTTTTGATGGGACAGCGCCCCGCATCCAAATACCTCTACTAGCCTTCAAGGATGAGTTCCATCTATGGTGCTTAGGCGGCGCCAAGGATTTAAAATCCCTGGGCCAGGGAGGTTTGATGATGTCGGTTAAGACATTTGGGTCAGGTCGGGTCGCCTTTTTAGTTGTTTCCTGTAAGTCTTCTTCGTAATCTTAATACCTCCCACTCTTGGTCCAAAGTGGGATGATGTCTTTGTAATAGGGCCTTTTAATTCTCTCttaataaataaatatacaGCTCTCCTTCGAGGAAAAAAAAATGGttgcgccccccccccctccccgccAAAACAAGTCTCCGATGACTACAGAGaaattaaaaaaagaaaaaagttaTCTCTATTCGCTTGTTCGAAGAATTGCACTTGTTCTCTACTTTAAAGCACTAACTTAAGCAACACAAATTGAAGCAACGACGAGAATGAATCCCCAAGAACAAGaacaaagaaagaaaaatgTCTAGGCCGGCAAGAGATCACACAGATATATGTAAACTGGTCGTAAAAAAATAATACATTGATGTATAGTTCAAAAAGACCGAAATCCCAGTTTCATCTTTGTACTGATTTGTGTCTCTTGTCTAGAAATGATAGCAGTATCCAACTATCATCCACTAGGCTTCTAAAGCCAAAGATTACGCGCCTAACAATCGTCCTATAACCATGACGGGCGGAGATGATATTGATAGTAGCTGGtgttttttctaaaaaaacaaTCTGGTTTAATTTATATTTACTGAAGGAACAAACCAAAAAGGTCCCTCTTAACAATGGTCGGCAAGCAGTTGGTGGAGTGGGCTCCACCTCACAGCATTTGGATTATCCTCCTCCCCATGAGGTGACTGCCCCTCCATGGCTATTtaaagccctttcttcctcagtGCATTGCAAGCATGGGAAGGGAGATCAATGGAACACGAAGAGGAGCTgccttcatcttcttcttccttggaCTACCTGACGCAGTGCAGGATCTGTCATGAGGAAGAGCACGAGAGGCGCGCGACCATGGAGTCCCCTTGTGGGTGCTCTGGCTCTCTCAAGGTAATAGGAAAATGCATAATTGTGATATTGGTCTGTTTTTCTTGAGGTAATTTCTTCCTTGAGACAGTGATTTGATGTTGTGCTGCTATAAATGTGCAATTGTTTGTGTCCATGCATGCAGTATGCTCACAGGGAATGTGTGCAGAGATGGTGTGATGAGAAGGGGAGCACCCTCTGTGAGATTTGCCTTCAGGTTGGTGTATCtgcattcttttttttttgaacgtGGTGTATCTGCACTCTGTTCTTCAATTTTCTTGTGAAAATTTTCCTTCTCTACACTGTCAACGAACGCCACGCTGTACTTCTGGGGTGGGTGGCAGCCAAAAAGTTGTGTTAGTGGGTGAAAGTGTCAGCTAGGCTCACTTTACTTCATAATGGACTGCAATTAAGGGTTGACAAGTACACAGTTCTTTGAAACCTAAGCAAAAGACATTTCTTTTAGGGTGAACAAAGTCGGTCTACCTTTCAACCGTAAGCAAGTGCAATATGGTCTAAAATATTAGTTACCTTGTGCCCAACTTCATCAGCAATGACATGTGAATCATAGCACTTTTTACATAGAAGCCGAATCGTTCTTTTGATTTATGCATCTTTtggaaagaaagagaaaaatgTTTTTTGTTCTGTTGCCAGAATTTCGAGCCAGGCTACACCATGCCTCCAAAGAAAACTCCGGTGGTTGAAACAGAAGTCACTATCAGGTAGATCTCTTCGTATACACACATATTCTTCTCTCTATCTACACATTCTGCTGCATTACTGTCCAATCAGGGCACAGGCTGATGGATGACAAAAAATAGATGCAACTGCTAGCTGATCACATTTGAGCTTAGCTGGCCAGTATCATGGCAGTGCCATCTCATCCAGCAGCAGTAACAGAGATGCCCGCCCTACAACGGAAACATACAGATTATTAGGTAGCACATTGTGTTCAGACAACCATCATCCAAACCACGACGAAAGCGATTAGGCTGCTAACAACCGAGGGTTGATGAGATCTGATCCATGTCACCATTAAACATTTTAAATGGCCAGCCAGGTAGACCCAACTCCTACCAGATGCGCAATGCCAGACGCCCAGACCCCACAGGCCAAGCATGTCTGTCCCAACTCCCATCCAGGTACAACACTACAACAGCATCTGGAGCACCCAACATGCAAGATCCAGCAGCAACACAAATGTAAGCAATATGCTGGGCAGAACTGGGAACAATTACAGTTTGGGAAATTACGTTTTCTCCTAGCTCAATGAAATCCGTAGACACACTGTTCATACAGCGCTTATACTGCAGTTGTTATTACCTTAGTAACATGGCAGGTACTGAACACATTGTTCATTGCCACGATGAACAGAAAAGACTCAACGATATGACCTGTGAGCTGTGCCCCTGCATTGGTGAGGAGAGTGGTCCTGTCAAAAGCGTGTGTCCAAAACCAAATCACACAATGTCAATGCACATCTACCTCACACCTGCAGCTGATGCCCCGGCCACTTGGTGTCTTCAATCACAATACACAGCATTAACCCGTTGCATCCTCACGCAAGGGAGAAAGTTGTAGGCATTTCAGCAACTAGATTTACCATTTTGTCCACAAGGGCTCCATTTACAGGGAACCCAGTTGCTAACTAGAGATAACAAGGACTTAATGGACTACTTTTTCACCCAAAAGTCTCAGATaaaatttttaatttgaaaatgTTAACCCTGTAGAATTGAAAAGAAAACTGCAAGGGAAAATTTCAGAAATTTTGTTACAATTCAAAATTATTCAATGGGGCCTGTAGGAATTTCCTACTTGTGATCCTCTGGTCAATTGATGATGCAATGCTTCTCTTGCAGTGAGGACATGCAATCTGTGGAACCTCCTGAGAGCTTGATTGACGGTGCAGATTACACCGGGTGTTCCTACTCTGCAGATCGAGGAGCCATGTGGTGCCGGTCCCTGACGATTACGGTATATAAAGTGTTTGCAGTCTCGCAGCGAACTGAAATGACTGTCTTTCTTCAAGACAAAGTCCAGATGCATGGTGCCCCCTGGACTCTGACTTACGCAATCCTGTTGCAGTTCACCATTATGCTGTTGGTGTGGCATCTGGTTGCAGCGGTGACAGTTGAAGCGGCAGATCACTGCGCGTTCAGTCTCCTGACAGTGAGTTCAATGACATGGTCCCAGCTGAAAAAAGAGGCTCGGTACCTGATTTGATGTTACTAACAGCTGAGGGATATTTTCTTTGCAGATGTACTTGCTTCGTGCTGCTGGCATCTTGCTGCCATTCTACGTTGTCATGCGGCTGATTCGTATGGTCCAGAGGGGGCAGCAGCAATATCGCTTGCAGATGCTGGAGGTTAGTCCTGGCTTCCTTTCACTGATTTCTAGGGGCCACAGATTAGTTGACTAGAAACATGATGAGTTTTCCCTATTTTTTTCATCTGTTTCTGCAGGACCAAAGAAGAAATGCATCAACTATGAATCATATGCATGGCCAGGAGGAGCAGCAGCTAGTGATTAGTATTCATTAAGCCAAAGAATTTAACAAATCAAATATAGAAGGTTGCGCAGATGTACATTATGTACTGCTGGGGAACAATTTTCAAACAGAACATCATTTGTAAGCTTCCAGTCTCGAAGTTGTAGGTGAAAGCAGCAGCACTTTCTCCCCAACATTTATGTATTGCTGGGAAATATGTTCAAACAGAACATCATTGTAAACCTTCAATACAAATATAAGCTCAAATAAGGGGAGGATAAAACGAAATCAAGTCGACATACTCATGCTTAGTACTTTTTCATGGCTAGCGGAGTTGGTTGAAGATGACTAATTAATCTAGCAAGTGCACAATTTCAAGGGAAATTTTTCCGGGTATCAAAATTCTAAGGTAATATCCAGAAACGAAAAAAAAGGTAAAAGAGTTCAGCACTAAAGTACTTCATCATTTATCATCATGTAACCCTTTTTCCACCAGCAACTGGAGAAACTAAACAAGAAATAGTAAAAATGGCATTTGCACATAACACTTCAGAGGGAAACAAATGACATGTCACTGTCAGTCAATGGGACAAGAAGGAAAGAGATTACTGCTATCTCGCTAATACTCTGGACACAAAAGTTTCTCTGTGGTAGAACAATCATGCATCCAGGTTGTCAGactattttttttacataagTAGCCAAACACACATGCCTAATGTATTTATTGACATGAAAACAAACCAACAGCACAGCCTGTATGAGGACCACATAAGTACCCGATACACTAAAGAAGTCAATGTCTAAGCAAAGATAAAAACCAAAGCCTC from Panicum hallii strain FIL2 chromosome 3, PHallii_v3.1, whole genome shotgun sequence encodes:
- the LOC112886343 gene encoding uncharacterized protein LOC112886343 isoform X1, which encodes MRKSTRGARPWSPLVGALALSSMLTGNVCRDGVMRRGAPSVRFAFRISSQATPCLQRKLRWLKQKSLSGRPNSYQMRNARRPDPTGQACLSQLPSRYNTTTASGAPNMQDPAATQIEDMQSVEPPESLIDGADYTGCSYSADRGAMWCRSLTITFTIMLLVWHLVAAVTVEAADHCAFSLLTMYLLRAAGILLPFYVVMRLIRMVQRGQQQYRLQMLEDQRRNASTMNHMHGQEEQQLVISIH
- the LOC112886343 gene encoding uncharacterized protein LOC112886343 isoform X3, with translation MSPLNILNGQPGRPNSYQMRNARRPDPTGQACLSQLPSRYNTTTASGAPNMQDPAATQIEDMQSVEPPESLIDGADYTGCSYSADRGAMWCRSLTITFTIMLLVWHLVAAVTVEAADHCAFSLLTMYLLRAAGILLPFYVVMRLIRMVQRGQQQYRLQMLEDQRRNASTMNHMHGQEEQQLVISIH
- the LOC112886343 gene encoding uncharacterized protein LOC112886343 isoform X2, with translation MEHEEELPSSSSSLDYLTQCRICHEEEHERRATMESPCGCSGSLKYAHRECVQRWCDEKGSTLCEICLQNFEPGYTMPPKKTPVVETEVTISEDMQSVEPPESLIDGADYTGCSYSADRGAMWCRSLTITFTIMLLVWHLVAAVTVEAADHCAFSLLTMYLLRAAGILLPFYVVMRLIRMVQRGQQQYRLQMLEDQRRNASTMNHMHGQEEQQLVISIH